In the genome of Dermacentor andersoni chromosome 3, qqDerAnde1_hic_scaffold, whole genome shotgun sequence, one region contains:
- the LOC129386213 gene encoding organic cation transporter protein-like encodes MSYSQTSKTTKKSTRRTRSATKPETATTNAVNVSRPESAAATTDAAGPTSGFSGVPMPSATLEEIVCEIMDHGRYQRRIIQCAVFGMAALLMQVLAMRVIGRRVDHWCRPPIELAYLSADTWKNMSIPVEADGNYSRCTIYVTTTPEIAPENRTVETCHMWSYDIKDWRDSIVSRFDLVCGRRSLYTISALLPSLAYAVLSPLAGFSADRVGRMPVTRACGVMVLISSVGSGIADNYAFFLISRLLLLTACSATYLVTFVLVYEVTGKAKRWLYTLLHTAVGATLVPPFVDLLSQQEASWHLAHAIFIGHVAVYVVWCFALDESPTWLLTTGRVHDAEVIALAAAKLNRVNEEKARAGSHALRAQARKLLRGREAFTPVSPTASIVEAVKMRRRAVATFFSRFTLTGVFYGLMATARLSSPYWLGVHVVLSATCYTVITWTMNRYGPRDTLSGLLGAISAGIVARAAVGYGGYDTMAAYVEVTMKIVTSASMSVVMCYVGDIFPTKIRATGVSLSIVLDGFGSLFGAFLTNVHAVRPGFVFDVFYAFTSLLSILAVQWLPEVFIEKQLISSDVMTPEERKLALQASLSPIERRKSRRSPLERKASAIEKQSS; translated from the exons ATGTCATACTCACAGACGAGCAAGACGACCAAGAAGTCAACCAGAAGAACGAGGTCTGCCACGAAACCagaaactgcgacaacaaacgccgtcaACGTCAGCAGACCAGAATCCGCTGCAGCCACGACAGATGCAGCGGGACCCACGAGTGGCTTCAGCGGCGTCCCTATGCCATCGGCCACGCTTGAAGAAATTGTCTGCGAGATCATGGACCACGGACGCTACCAGCGTCGTATTATCCAATGCGCTGTTTTCGGTATGGCTGCGTTGCTCATGCAGGTTCTCGCGATGCGGGTCATCGGCCGGCGCGTGGACCACTGGTGCCGGCCTCCCATCGAATTGGCTTATCTCTCCGCTGACACCTGGAAAAACATGTCGATCCCTGTTGAGGCCGACGGCAACTACAGCCGGTGCACCATCTACGTCACGACCACGCCA GAAATTGCTCCCGAAAACAGGACTGTAGAGACGTGTCACATGTGGAGTTACGACATCAAGGACTGGAGAGACAGCATTGTGAGCCGATTTGACCTCGTGTGCGGCCGCAGGTCTCTCTACACCATCTCGGCTCTCCTGCCGTCCTTGGCCTACGCAGTGCTGTCCCCCCTAGCAGGGTTCTCGGCCGACCGCGTAGGCCGCATGCCCGTGACTCGCGCCTGCGGCGTTATGGTGCTCATCTCGAGCGTCGGCAGCGGCATCGCCGACAATTACGCCTTCTTTCTTATCAGCCGACTACTCCTGCTCACGGCGTGCAGCGCCACCTACCTGGTCACTTTCGTCCTCGTGTACGAGGTGACCGGCAAGGCCAAGCGCTGGCTCTACACGCTGCTCCACACGGCAGTGGGCGCTACGCTGGTGCCGCCATTCGTGGACCTCCTATCGCAGCAAGAAGCCAGCTGGCACCTCGCGCACGCCATCTTCATCGGCCACGTGGCCGTCTACGTGGTGTGGTGCTTTGCGCTGGACGAGTCGCCCACGTGGCTTCTCACCACGGGGAGGGTGCACGACGCCGAGGTAATTGCACTGGCCGCCGCCAAGCTTAACCGCGTGAACGAGGAGAAAGCCAGAGCGGGCAGCCATGCACTGCGCGCCCAGGCGAGGAAGCTGCTCCGGGGTCGCGAAGCGTTCACGCCGGTTTCTCCGACGGCAAGCATCGTCGAGGCCGTGAAAATGCGTCGCCGCGCCGTGGCTACCTTCTTTTCGAGGTTCACCTTAACCGGCGTCTTCTACGGCCTCATGGCCACGGCCAGACTGTCCAGTCCCTACTGGCTGGGTGTGCACGTCGTGCTGTCGGCGACATGTTACACGGTCATAACTTGGACAATGAACAGATACGGCCCACGCGACACCCTCTCTGGCTTGCTCGGTGCTATCAGTGCCGGCATCGTCGCGAGAGCAGCTGTCGGGTATGGCGGCTATGACACCATGGCTGCTTACGTGGAGGTGACGATGAAGATTGTGACATCTGCGTCAATGAGCGTGGTCATGTGCTACGTGGGAgatatttttccgacgaaaatcaGGGCCACCGGCGTTAGCCTGTCGATTGTGCTCGATGGCTTTGGGTCGCTTTTTGGAGCCTTTCTCACAAATGTTCATGCGGTTCGCCCGGGTTTCGTGTTCGACGTTTTCTATGCTTTCACGAGCCTGCTTAGCATCTTAGCTGTTCAGTGGCTTCCAGAAGTGTTCATTGAGAAGCAGCTTATTTCTTCGGATGTCATGACCCCTGAGGAGCGTAAACTGGCGCTGCAGGCATCGCTCTCCCCCATTGAAAGAAGAAAATCGCGCAGAAGTCCCCTCGAAAGAAAGGCCAGCGCTATAGAGAAGCAATCATCTTGA